A genomic region of Catalinimonas niigatensis contains the following coding sequences:
- a CDS encoding solute:sodium symporter family transporter, with the protein MQTLLSFVGFTAFVAFYSWYKLRKDPLSSRDGYFLGGRSLTGIVIAGSMLLTNISTEHLIGLNGSSYKNGFIIIAWEVTSALALIVAALYFIPTYLKMGLTTIPQYLEARFDSTTRTLVAFFLMISFVVTLLPIVLFTGAINLESIFNVSEVLNVTQTEGLWITVVAIGLIGSCYAIFGGLKAVAYSDTINGIGLFLGGLLVPILALWDIGNGNVLTGLSKVYENSPEKFNVIGAPDSVLPFSALFTGLVINQLYFWGMNQTIVQRALGAKNLVEAQKGLLYTGALKIFVPVIIVLPGVIGFYYFGDSLYENQDMIYPELIKKVLPLSLVGFFAAVVMGAVLSTFNSVLNSAATIFSVGIYKRLIDKDASDRKLVRAGKISSSILAIVAIMAAPLVAGAPEGLYQLLQQLNGIFFIPIASIMIAGLFIPRISAAGAKTALFVGLAFYIATTFIFPIDIHFVHIWGIEFVLNIIVMFIVSRFYPNTERFEPADFGGLELKQWKYAKPFSAILTIIIIGIYIWLGQ; encoded by the coding sequence ATGCAAACCCTTTTGTCTTTCGTGGGCTTCACGGCTTTCGTTGCTTTTTACTCATGGTACAAACTTCGCAAAGATCCGCTGTCCTCTAGAGACGGTTATTTTCTGGGTGGCAGAAGCCTGACAGGTATTGTCATCGCCGGGTCTATGCTACTCACCAATATTTCTACCGAGCATCTGATCGGATTGAATGGATCGTCTTACAAAAATGGTTTTATCATCATTGCCTGGGAGGTCACTTCTGCCCTGGCACTTATTGTGGCAGCACTTTACTTTATTCCTACTTATTTAAAAATGGGATTAACCACCATACCCCAATATCTGGAAGCACGCTTTGACAGTACCACGCGTACGCTGGTGGCATTTTTCCTCATGATATCTTTTGTGGTAACTCTGCTTCCCATCGTGCTCTTTACCGGAGCCATCAACCTGGAAAGCATCTTCAATGTCTCGGAGGTGCTGAATGTCACCCAAACCGAAGGACTTTGGATTACCGTAGTAGCCATCGGGCTGATCGGTTCATGTTATGCCATCTTCGGAGGTTTGAAAGCTGTGGCCTATTCTGATACCATCAATGGAATCGGATTATTCCTTGGCGGCCTGCTGGTACCTATTCTGGCACTTTGGGATATCGGGAATGGGAATGTACTGACCGGACTTTCCAAAGTATATGAGAATAGCCCGGAGAAGTTCAATGTAATCGGTGCACCGGATTCTGTGCTGCCTTTCAGCGCCTTATTTACCGGGCTGGTCATCAACCAACTGTATTTCTGGGGCATGAACCAGACCATCGTACAGCGGGCTTTGGGTGCCAAAAACCTGGTGGAAGCGCAAAAAGGATTGCTCTACACCGGAGCCTTAAAGATATTTGTTCCTGTCATTATTGTGTTGCCGGGCGTCATCGGCTTCTACTATTTCGGAGATTCGCTCTATGAAAATCAGGACATGATTTATCCGGAGCTGATCAAGAAGGTGTTGCCTCTGAGTCTGGTCGGTTTCTTTGCCGCAGTAGTCATGGGTGCTGTGTTAAGTACTTTCAATAGTGTGCTCAACAGCGCAGCGACTATTTTCAGTGTCGGAATTTACAAAAGACTCATTGATAAGGATGCCAGTGATAGAAAGTTAGTGAGAGCCGGAAAAATCAGTTCTTCCATACTGGCTATCGTAGCCATCATGGCAGCGCCTCTGGTGGCCGGTGCTCCCGAAGGATTGTATCAGCTTCTACAGCAGCTGAATGGGATCTTCTTCATACCCATTGCCTCCATTATGATTGCAGGTTTATTCATTCCACGTATCTCTGCTGCCGGAGCCAAAACTGCCCTCTTCGTGGGTCTTGCTTTCTATATCGCCACTACTTTCATCTTTCCAATTGACATTCACTTTGTCCACATTTGGGGCATTGAGTTTGTACTGAATATCATCGTCATGTTCATTGTGTCCAGATTTTATCCCAATACCGAACGATTTGAGCCTGCTGACTTTGGGGGGTTAGAATTGAAGCAATGGAAATATGCTAAACCTTTTAGTGCTATTCTGACTATTATTATTATAGGGATATACATTTGGTTAGGACAATAA
- a CDS encoding TonB-dependent receptor, with translation MKTVFIFLLSYTFLCTSLAQTTIQGSVRDAEANPLTGANVYLQHTYDGSSSDTLGYFSFETASAGEHILVISALGYASYQKKIIIDTEKLLFEVILQENTKAMESVTISSGAFEAGDSKKSVVLSAMDIVTTAGALGDISGALQTLPGTQTVGEDGRLFVRGGEGHEAQVFIDGMQAHTPFNASVPNLPTRGRFSPFLFKGITFSTGGYSAEYDQALSSALILNTKDKPEQTQTDISLMTVGTDITHQHAWETASLAVKGEYMNLAPYQFLVPQDIDMFKAPESVGGSLVGRKQTSATGMIKGYINYNYSELGVRQNNINHPGHKDSIYLINDNLYTNISYRESLGKKWSVQSGLSFTYDQKLTHINTERIQEKNQYWHAKTIFTFDASDLAAIRIGAEHMYQGTNQKYALNASSETVDHALKQNLNAVFAEGDLYLTHRIIIRPGLRANYAALQQQWNIAPRYSMAYKTNKDSQISMAYGQYHQQLPTQWLLLNSQLTSSRADHYILNYQYMQQGKTFRIEAYHKQYHKLIKYELDLNRNPVNLNNTGKGYARGLDIFWRDRKSIPNGDYWLSYSLLDTKRNYLHYPHAAVPGFVSRHNFSAVYKHFVTALRTQLGASYQWASSRPYHNPNQEAFQAGRTAAYHNLSINAAFLFKQNIIFYTSTSNVLGTRNIFGYEYANQPGIQGEYARQAIVQPASRFLFIGVFVTLTKNGQVNQLDQL, from the coding sequence ATGAAAACTGTTTTTATTTTTCTTCTTTCCTACACTTTTTTATGTACAAGTCTGGCACAAACCACAATTCAGGGATCAGTAAGAGATGCAGAGGCTAATCCCCTCACCGGAGCTAACGTATATCTGCAGCATACTTATGATGGCAGTTCCAGTGATACGCTTGGCTATTTTTCTTTTGAGACAGCCTCTGCTGGAGAACATATCCTTGTCATTAGTGCATTGGGGTATGCATCTTATCAGAAGAAAATCATAATAGACACAGAAAAATTACTGTTTGAAGTAATACTACAGGAAAATACCAAAGCAATGGAAAGTGTTACTATTAGTTCCGGAGCTTTTGAAGCCGGTGACAGTAAAAAATCTGTAGTACTTTCGGCAATGGACATTGTCACTACGGCAGGGGCACTCGGAGACATCAGTGGAGCACTGCAAACACTGCCGGGAACTCAAACTGTAGGAGAAGATGGAAGGTTATTTGTTAGAGGTGGTGAGGGCCATGAGGCGCAAGTATTTATAGATGGCATGCAGGCACACACACCTTTTAATGCCAGCGTGCCTAACCTACCTACCCGGGGCCGCTTCTCTCCTTTTCTGTTCAAAGGAATCACCTTCAGCACCGGAGGTTATTCCGCCGAATATGATCAAGCGCTATCCTCTGCCCTGATTCTAAATACTAAAGATAAGCCGGAGCAAACTCAAACCGACATTTCTCTCATGACAGTCGGTACTGACATCACGCACCAGCATGCCTGGGAAACAGCTTCGTTGGCAGTTAAAGGAGAATACATGAATCTTGCTCCCTATCAATTTCTGGTGCCACAGGACATAGATATGTTCAAAGCGCCGGAATCAGTAGGAGGTTCCCTAGTAGGGAGAAAACAAACTTCTGCCACCGGCATGATCAAAGGGTACATCAATTATAATTATTCTGAACTGGGTGTACGGCAAAATAACATCAACCATCCTGGGCATAAAGACAGTATTTACCTTATCAACGATAATTTATATACCAATATTAGCTATCGTGAGTCACTAGGCAAAAAATGGTCTGTACAAAGTGGCCTTTCATTTACCTATGACCAGAAGCTTACGCATATTAATACTGAGCGCATACAGGAAAAAAACCAGTACTGGCATGCAAAAACAATATTTACTTTCGATGCTTCTGATCTGGCAGCCATCCGCATAGGGGCTGAACACATGTACCAGGGAACAAATCAGAAATACGCACTAAATGCATCTTCTGAAACTGTGGATCATGCGCTAAAGCAAAACCTGAACGCAGTTTTTGCAGAAGGAGACTTGTATCTGACGCATCGTATTATCATTCGCCCGGGCTTAAGGGCCAATTATGCAGCACTTCAGCAGCAATGGAATATAGCACCACGCTATTCTATGGCTTACAAGACCAACAAAGACAGTCAGATTTCTATGGCTTATGGCCAGTATCATCAGCAATTGCCCACTCAATGGCTGTTGTTGAATTCCCAACTCACGTCCAGTCGTGCCGATCATTATATCCTTAACTATCAATATATGCAGCAGGGCAAGACTTTCCGCATTGAGGCTTATCACAAGCAATATCATAAGCTGATCAAGTATGAGCTCGATCTTAACCGAAATCCGGTAAATCTGAACAACACAGGAAAAGGCTACGCACGTGGACTGGATATTTTTTGGCGCGACCGCAAATCTATCCCTAATGGAGATTACTGGCTGTCATACTCCCTGCTGGATACCAAGCGCAATTATCTTCATTATCCACATGCTGCTGTGCCTGGTTTTGTCTCCAGACACAACTTCTCAGCGGTATACAAACATTTTGTAACTGCTCTCAGAACACAGCTTGGGGCTAGTTATCAATGGGCTAGCAGCCGACCTTATCACAACCCCAATCAGGAAGCATTTCAGGCAGGGCGCACCGCTGCTTATCATAACCTCAGCATAAATGCTGCTTTCTTGTTCAAACAAAATATTATCTTTTATACCTCAACCAGCAATGTACTGGGCACCCGTAATATTTTTGGTTACGAATACGCGAATCAGCCGGGTATACAGGGAGAATATGCAAGACAAGCTATTGTGCAACCGGCTTCCAGGTTCTTATTTATCGGAGTGTTTGTCACGCTTACCAAAAACGGGCAGGTCAACCAATTAGACCAGCTTTAA
- a CDS encoding PhzF family phenazine biosynthesis protein codes for MIIITQIDAFTDKVFSGNPAAVCITTEPLKESLMQQIATEMNLSETAFLVKKGEGFHLRWFTPKHEVELCGHATLASAFMLWDKALLPPEEEAVFYTLSGELRTRKEVNEIVLDFPATPSQPVDHLEVKALFDTKIQFLGKNAYDYLVVLKKEHDVTQFKPDLNRLAAIDCRGLIVSALSDNPDYDIVSRFFAPAHGINEDPVTGSAHCTLAPYWSEVLGKKKLKAYQASERGGKLGLEYLGERVKLRGKAVTVMLGEFFLP; via the coding sequence ATGATCATTATCACCCAAATAGACGCTTTTACAGATAAAGTATTCAGCGGTAACCCAGCCGCGGTATGCATCACTACTGAGCCACTAAAAGAATCGTTGATGCAACAAATTGCTACCGAGATGAATCTGTCGGAAACGGCTTTCCTTGTCAAAAAAGGTGAGGGTTTTCATCTTCGCTGGTTTACGCCTAAGCATGAAGTAGAACTTTGTGGCCATGCCACACTGGCCAGTGCTTTTATGTTGTGGGACAAAGCCTTGCTGCCCCCCGAAGAAGAAGCAGTATTTTATACACTAAGTGGTGAACTGAGAACAAGAAAAGAGGTAAATGAAATCGTATTGGATTTCCCCGCTACTCCTTCACAGCCGGTGGATCATTTGGAAGTGAAAGCTTTGTTTGACACAAAAATTCAGTTCCTTGGAAAGAACGCTTACGATTATCTGGTGGTACTGAAAAAAGAACATGACGTCACGCAGTTCAAACCTGATCTTAATCGCCTGGCAGCCATAGATTGCCGGGGTTTGATTGTAAGTGCCTTATCGGACAATCCTGATTATGATATTGTTTCTCGCTTTTTTGCTCCTGCTCATGGTATCAACGAAGATCCGGTGACCGGCTCCGCGCATTGTACCCTTGCCCCTTATTGGTCGGAAGTATTGGGCAAAAAAAAACTAAAAGCTTACCAGGCTTCTGAGCGTGGAGGTAAGTTAGGTTTAGAATATCTGGGAGAGAGAGTAAAACTCAGAGGTAAAGCAGTCACTGTCATGCTGGGAGAATTCTTTCTTCCGTAG
- a CDS encoding LytR/AlgR family response regulator transcription factor, with product MKVLIIEDEKAAARRLSSLLLQLAPQIEIVAVLDTVKHAVHWFKENSSPDLTFMDIQLADGLSFDIFEQFKVNAPVIFTTAYEQYAIKAIKVNSVDYLLKPIDPEELKTALEKFEKRFYEEQKNQVDLQQIQQTVKMLTQQYKSRFIVKVGEHIKAIQVENILYFCSREKMTYMYTKDGRHYIVDPALDQLEYSLDPNVFFRISRKYLISLQSIADIVSYSSSRLRLLLQQSNDKDVLVSRDRVAGFKAWLDQ from the coding sequence ATGAAGGTATTGATTATTGAAGATGAAAAAGCAGCCGCCAGAAGGCTAAGCTCCCTGTTGTTGCAACTGGCTCCCCAGATAGAAATAGTAGCTGTGCTGGATACAGTGAAGCATGCTGTGCATTGGTTTAAAGAAAACTCATCGCCTGATCTCACTTTTATGGATATACAACTGGCTGATGGATTAAGCTTTGATATTTTTGAACAGTTTAAGGTAAATGCTCCGGTGATTTTCACTACTGCCTATGAGCAGTATGCTATCAAAGCCATTAAAGTCAACAGTGTAGACTACCTGCTGAAACCCATTGATCCAGAGGAGCTGAAAACTGCACTGGAAAAGTTTGAGAAACGCTTTTATGAAGAGCAAAAAAACCAGGTAGATCTACAACAGATTCAGCAAACCGTAAAAATGCTTACTCAGCAATACAAAAGCCGGTTTATTGTGAAGGTGGGTGAACATATCAAAGCCATACAAGTGGAGAACATCCTCTACTTCTGTAGTCGCGAGAAGATGACTTATATGTATACTAAAGACGGACGACACTACATCGTTGACCCTGCGCTTGATCAGTTGGAGTATTCCCTTGATCCCAATGTTTTTTTCAGGATCAGCCGGAAGTACCTGATTAGTTTACAATCTATTGCTGATATTGTTAGTTATTCCAGTAGTCGCCTAAGATTACTTCTTCAGCAATCCAATGATAAGGATGTACTGGTGAGCAGGGATAGGGTAGCCGGCTTTAAGGCCTGGCTGGATCAATAA
- a CDS encoding sensor histidine kinase codes for MHRFSFRQIDYFKVAKELVANLALATLIVFSLAPEKFFSEEGLLDIWDQILYSLILCLGLGYGNGYLNDILNKRYSWIHYPVKRLLYSIAMLLYSFVFCLIAVYIFVNIQHSGNAPNITLSEYISYTYIPLGIAVLITAFLTSRGFLMSWRQAAIESEQLKRAHIASQYESLKNQINPHFLFNSLNALTHLVYEDQDQAALFIRKLAEVYRYVLDTQEKEVVSLSEELAFVKSCVFLHKIRFEDNLQVDIQLPEDENLMLPPLSLQMLLENAIKHNEISDEHPLHIQITTQREHIVVTNTIQKKAHKEYSSGLGLQNIKSRYEHLSSLSVEILEDLHGFTVKLPLLKFSHHEGIDY; via the coding sequence ATGCATCGCTTCAGCTTTCGTCAAATAGACTACTTCAAAGTGGCAAAAGAACTGGTAGCTAACCTGGCTTTGGCAACACTTATTGTCTTTTCTCTGGCCCCCGAAAAGTTTTTTTCCGAAGAAGGTCTATTAGATATCTGGGATCAGATCCTTTATTCCCTTATCCTCTGCCTGGGCTTGGGCTATGGTAATGGTTACCTTAATGATATTTTAAACAAACGCTACAGCTGGATTCACTATCCTGTCAAAAGACTTTTATATAGTATCGCCATGCTATTGTATTCGTTTGTATTCTGCCTGATTGCAGTATATATATTTGTCAATATTCAGCATAGCGGAAATGCCCCTAATATCACTTTGAGTGAATATATCTCTTATACCTATATTCCTCTGGGCATCGCTGTATTGATCACTGCTTTTCTCACCAGTCGAGGTTTTCTGATGAGCTGGCGGCAGGCAGCGATAGAGTCCGAACAGTTGAAGCGGGCACACATTGCATCGCAATATGAGTCGTTGAAAAATCAGATCAACCCACATTTTCTTTTCAATAGCCTCAATGCACTTACCCATCTGGTGTATGAAGATCAGGATCAGGCGGCACTCTTTATTCGCAAGCTTGCGGAGGTTTATCGTTATGTATTAGACACCCAGGAGAAAGAGGTCGTCTCACTAAGTGAGGAATTGGCTTTTGTAAAATCCTGTGTTTTTCTTCATAAAATTCGTTTTGAGGATAATCTTCAGGTAGACATTCAATTACCTGAAGATGAAAACCTGATGCTTCCTCCCCTGTCTTTGCAGATGTTGCTGGAGAATGCCATCAAACATAACGAGATATCTGACGAACATCCCTTGCACATTCAGATTACTACGCAAAGAGAACATATTGTAGTTACCAATACGATACAGAAGAAAGCGCACAAAGAATACTCTTCCGGTCTGGGACTGCAAAATATCAAATCCCGCTATGAGCATTTGAGTAGCCTGTCCGTTGAAATTCTTGAAGATCTACATGGTTTCACAGTCAAACTTCCCTTGCTCAAATTTTCCCATCATGAAGGTATTGATTATTGA
- a CDS encoding CYTH domain-containing protein, which translates to MAKEIERKFLVTEIPAFITSQYRAVSILQGYISEGTSSRQVRIRSKGEHYYLTVKDSGLLEREEVEITLSAEQFHALWPLTQKRFIRKKRFEVPYDQYTIELDVFEDKLSGLIIAEVEFASIEESDKLTKPDWFGKEVTHDLHYANSQLASSQQIPDARI; encoded by the coding sequence ATGGCCAAAGAAATAGAAAGAAAATTTTTAGTTACTGAGATTCCCGCATTCATTACCTCTCAGTATCGGGCTGTCAGTATTTTGCAGGGATACATTAGCGAGGGTACTTCAAGCCGTCAAGTACGGATCAGGAGTAAGGGGGAGCATTATTATCTTACTGTAAAAGATTCCGGCCTACTGGAAAGAGAAGAGGTTGAGATTACACTGTCAGCAGAGCAATTTCATGCTTTATGGCCGCTTACCCAGAAACGTTTTATTCGCAAAAAACGCTTTGAAGTGCCATATGATCAATATACTATAGAACTGGATGTATTTGAAGACAAGCTTAGCGGCTTAATCATAGCCGAAGTGGAGTTTGCTTCTATAGAGGAAAGTGATAAATTAACCAAGCCGGATTGGTTTGGCAAAGAAGTGACCCATGACTTGCATTACGCCAATAGCCAACTGGCCAGCAGTCAACAAATTCCTGATGCCAGGATTTAG
- a CDS encoding n-acetylglutamate synthase, with protein sequence MQYNLHQKRFRSLSNSSSGDVDKETVFYYFQEGDIVWATYRGGAIRKGTLIARWLPEGQLEMRYQHLSKANEFKTGQCVSTPELQADGKLRMYEKWKWTSGDKSEGNSIIEEI encoded by the coding sequence ATGCAGTATAATTTACACCAAAAGCGTTTTCGTTCTTTGTCCAACAGCAGTAGCGGAGATGTAGACAAAGAAACAGTATTTTATTATTTTCAGGAAGGGGATATCGTATGGGCTACCTATCGTGGAGGTGCTATCCGAAAGGGAACTCTGATAGCACGCTGGCTGCCGGAGGGGCAGTTGGAAATGCGCTATCAGCATTTAAGTAAAGCCAATGAATTCAAAACCGGACAATGTGTTTCTACACCGGAACTACAGGCAGATGGAAAATTAAGAATGTACGAAAAGTGGAAATGGACCAGTGGAGACAAAAGTGAAGGCAACTCTATCATTGAAGAAATTTAA
- a CDS encoding inositol oxygenase family protein produces the protein MENLKKQLDIEELWEEDLRARYPENGDKEKAKEEFRNYDNPSRDTVKEFYRENHLHQTYDFVMQKEAEYKKLQKKKMTLWEAVEFLNTLVDDSDPDIDLDQTQHLLQTSEAMRADGQPDWMVLTGFLHDLGKILCLFGEPQWAVVGDTFPVGCQYSDKIVYPEFFKDNPDYKDERFNTKYGIYEPNCGLDNVHMSWGHDEYLYTAMKNYLPEPALYIIRYHSFYAQHKEDAYNHLMSKHDHEMFKWVRAFNPYDLYTKSPKAPNVKELRPFYEELASKYLPDVIAF, from the coding sequence ATGGAAAATCTGAAAAAACAATTGGATATCGAGGAACTTTGGGAGGAAGATCTTCGCGCCCGTTATCCTGAAAATGGAGATAAAGAAAAAGCGAAAGAAGAATTCAGAAATTATGACAATCCCAGCCGGGATACGGTAAAAGAATTTTACCGCGAGAATCACCTGCACCAAACGTATGATTTTGTGATGCAGAAAGAAGCAGAATACAAAAAGCTGCAAAAAAAGAAGATGACCCTATGGGAAGCGGTTGAATTTCTCAATACGCTGGTAGATGACTCTGACCCGGACATTGACCTGGACCAGACGCAACATCTGCTGCAAACTTCTGAAGCCATGCGTGCCGACGGTCAACCGGACTGGATGGTGCTCACCGGATTTCTGCATGACCTGGGCAAAATTCTCTGCCTGTTTGGCGAACCTCAATGGGCCGTTGTAGGCGATACCTTCCCGGTAGGCTGTCAGTACTCAGATAAGATTGTGTATCCTGAGTTCTTCAAAGATAATCCGGACTACAAAGATGAGCGCTTCAATACCAAATACGGTATTTATGAGCCTAATTGCGGGTTGGATAATGTACATATGTCCTGGGGACATGATGAGTACCTGTATACCGCGATGAAGAATTACCTTCCTGAACCGGCGCTGTACATCATCCGCTATCACTCATTCTATGCACAACACAAAGAGGATGCTTACAATCACCTGATGAGCAAGCATGACCATGAGATGTTCAAGTGGGTGAGAGCTTTTAACCCTTACGATTTATATACCAAATCACCCAAGGCGCCAAATGTAAAAGAATTGCGCCCATTCTACGAAGAGCTGGCTTCCAAGTATTTGCCTGATGTGATTGCTTTTTAG
- a CDS encoding LacI family DNA-binding transcriptional regulator — protein sequence MSKYQSTVDIAKALNLSPSTVSRALNDHYSISEKTKQRVLEYAKEVGFRKNLNASRLIQRKTFTLGILMPEVVSHTFSTLAQGISDVLEPAGYDMLIMNASEQYEKEVHMLNYLASIRVDGIIFSPTQQTKDYAHLQTILKNKIPFVNIDRGLTDIDCHQILLDDEKGAFQAVQHLVKVGCKKIAHIAGPREALNSRNRIKGYKMALEANQMDFDESLLTYSDFIIGNSIEAVRSLFDRKDIPDGIFAVNDEMALGCLHMAAQKDIQIPEQLALVGFDDEVYSSFFRPSLSTVKSPIREMGQKAAQLCLDQMDNYEAFPPKIQLLSPKLIIRNSSRKGNPRHDC from the coding sequence ATGAGTAAATATCAAAGTACTGTAGATATTGCCAAAGCGCTCAACTTATCTCCTTCTACTGTTTCCCGGGCTTTGAATGACCATTATTCCATCAGCGAAAAAACCAAACAAAGAGTACTGGAATATGCAAAAGAGGTAGGTTTTCGGAAAAATCTCAATGCTTCCCGCCTCATCCAGCGCAAAACTTTTACGTTGGGCATTCTTATGCCGGAGGTGGTCAGCCATACATTCTCTACACTGGCCCAGGGTATCAGCGATGTGCTGGAGCCAGCGGGTTATGACATGCTCATTATGAATGCCTCCGAGCAGTACGAAAAGGAAGTGCATATGCTCAACTATCTGGCTTCAATACGGGTAGACGGGATTATCTTTTCTCCTACCCAGCAAACCAAAGATTATGCACACTTGCAAACAATCCTCAAGAATAAGATTCCTTTTGTCAACATCGACCGCGGACTTACAGACATAGACTGCCACCAGATATTGCTGGATGATGAAAAGGGTGCTTTTCAGGCAGTACAGCATCTGGTCAAGGTGGGGTGCAAAAAAATTGCACACATTGCAGGCCCCAGGGAAGCACTCAACTCCCGCAACAGGATCAAAGGCTATAAGATGGCGCTGGAGGCTAACCAAATGGATTTTGACGAATCGCTGCTTACCTACTCCGATTTTATCATTGGCAACAGCATAGAAGCCGTCAGAAGTTTGTTTGACAGAAAAGACATTCCCGATGGTATCTTTGCCGTCAACGATGAGATGGCTTTGGGTTGTCTGCATATGGCTGCACAGAAAGACATACAAATTCCGGAACAGCTTGCGCTTGTTGGCTTTGATGATGAAGTATACAGCAGCTTTTTTAGGCCTTCCCTGTCTACTGTCAAAAGTCCTATCCGGGAGATGGGGCAAAAAGCCGCGCAGCTTTGTCTGGATCAGATGGATAATTATGAAGCTTTTCCTCCCAAAATCCAATTGCTAAGTCCCAAGCTGATCATCAGAAATTCTTCCAGAAAAGGAAATCCCAGGCATGATTGCTAA